The proteins below are encoded in one region of Eulemur rufifrons isolate Redbay chromosome 2, OSU_ERuf_1, whole genome shotgun sequence:
- the RDH8 gene encoding retinol dehydrogenase 8, whose translation MAAAPRTVLISGCSSGIGLELAVQLARDPRQRYQVVATMRDLGKKEALEAAAGEALGQTLTVAQLDVCSDESVAQCLSCIQGGEVDVLVNNAGMGTVGPVEGLSIAAMQNIFDTNFFGAVRLVKAVLPGMKRRRQGHIVVVSSVMGLQGVMFNDVYAASKFALEGFFESLAIQLLQFNIFISLVEPGPVVTEFEGKLLAQVSTAEFPGTDPDTLRYFRDFYLPASRELFRSVGQSPQDVAQVIVKIIGKARPPLRRQTNARYSPLTLLKAVDPSGVLYVRTTHSLLFRWPRLLNLGLRCLACGCLPTRVGPR comes from the exons ATGGCTGCTGCACCCCGGACTGTGCTGATCTCGGGCTGCTCATCAGGAATTGGCTTGGAGCTTGCAGTGCAGCTGGCTCGTGATCCCAGGCAGCGCTACCAGG TGGTGGCCACCATGAGGGACCTGGGAAAGAAGGAGGCACTAGaagcagctgctggggaggctctGGGACAGACCCTCACCGTGGCCCAGCTAGACGTGTGCAGCGATGAGTCGGTGGCCCAGTGTCTCAGCTGCatccaaggaggagaagtggacGTGCTGG TGAATAATGCCGGAATGGGCACAGTGGGGCCCGTGGAGGGGCTCAGCATAGCTGCCATGCAGAACATCTTTGACACCAACTTTTTCGGGGCTGTTCGTCTGGTCAAAGCTGTGCTTCCAGGCATGAAGAGGAGGCGGCAGGGCCACATCGTGGTGGTCAGCAGTGTCATGGGGCTACAGG GTGTCATGTTCAATGATGTCTACGCAGCCTCCAAGTTCGCCCTGGAGGGATTCTTCGAAAGTCTGGCCATCCAGCTACTGCAGTTCAACATCTT CATCTCCCTGGTGGAGCCAGGCCCAGTGGTCACTGAGTTTGAGGGGAAGCTCCTGGCACAGGTTTCCACAGCCGAGTTCCCAGGCACTGACCCTGACACCCTGCGCTACTTCCGGGACTTctacctcccagcctccagggagCTCTTCCGCTCCGTGGGACAGAGCCCGCAGGACGTGGCCCAG GTCATTGTCAAGATCATCGGCAAGGCACGACCACCCCTGCGCCGACAGACCAACGCCCGCTACTCCCCGCTGACGCTACTCAAAGCCGTGGACCCCTCTGGCGTCCTGTACGTGCGAACCACGCACAGCCTCCTCTTCCGCTGGCCTCGCCTCCTCAACCTTGGCCTTCGATGCCTGGCCTGCGGCTGCCTCCCAACCCGAGTGGGGCCTCGGTGA